A stretch of the Balearica regulorum gibbericeps isolate bBalReg1 chromosome 23, bBalReg1.pri, whole genome shotgun sequence genome encodes the following:
- the APOA5 gene encoding apolipoprotein A-V isoform X3, with protein sequence MQLAKETHQNVAGLVSRWEAGPCSQRFASRQPRRKRGGTLAGQTMPLKAALLLALLATLPGGCHGWRPRDGAEPGAGSATAAPLTAAILPAVSRAELARSGFWEYLGQLTSDKESPEHGRSSKLGRDIANLKESLQDGVSYMGNVLGKLAPLNRGLQPRLYQDSDSLRKLIRKELESLRVKLSPYVDEVHHKVGKHLEDLRYRLQPFTEELLDQVSLKARELRRHLMPGREATAQLLEGADEVQKFMAHYADKIALHTDQVKDIFQPYADRLVTEIHRNVEELHRNVVPHTRASPEQLNQYIQELSAKLTRNARDLHQQIQRNLEQLKLKLSLYPGGLQEPPAPADHYTEELAREVQRRVEEFRRDTYVQIQAFTRALDQETEEMRLKLSSRPSYPGDLQDGPPPVEDLHARLDALWRDLAHSLSERGGEAR encoded by the exons ATGCAACTTGCAAAGGAAACACACCAAAACGTGGCGGGTTTGGTGTCCCGGTGGGAAGCGGGGCCGTGCAGCCAGAGGTTTGCGAGCAGGCAGCCCAGACGGAAG CGCGGTGGCACGCTGGCCGGGCAGACCATGCCTCTGAAGGCTGCACTTCTCCTCGCCCTCCTGGCCACCTTACCGGGTGGGTGTCACGGCTGGCGGCCGCGGGACGGGGCAGAGCCAGGGGCGGGCAGCGCCACGGCCGCCCCGCTCACCGCCGCCATCCTGCCCGCAGTGTCGCGGGCCGAGCTGGCACGCAGCGGCTTCTGGGAGTACCTCGGCCAGCTGACGAGCGACAAGGAGAGCCCGGAGCACGGCCGGAGCAGCAAGCTGGGCAGGGACATCGC AAACCTGAAGGAGAGTCTTCAGGATGGGGTCAGCTACATGGGAAACGTCCTGGGGAAGCTGGCGCCCCTCAACAGAGGCCTCCAGCCCCGGCTCTACCAGGACTCGGACAGCCTGCGGAAGCTCATCAGGAAAGAGCTGGAGAGCCTGCGAGTGAAACTGTCCCCGTACGTGGACGAAGTCCACCACAAGGTCGGCAAGCACCTGGAAGATCTTCGCTACCGGCTGCAGCCGTTCACGGAGGAGCTCCTGGACCAGGTGTCCCTGAAAGCCCGGGAGCTCCGGCGGCACCTCATGCCTGGCCGGGAGGCGACAGCTCAGCTCCTGGAGGGCGCGGACGAGGTCCAGAAGTTCATGGCTCACTACGCCGACAAGATCGCGCTCCACACCGACCAGGTGAAGGACATTTTCCAGCCCTACGCGGACAGGCTGGTGACCGAGATCCACCGCAACGTGGAGGAGCTGCACAGGAACGTGGTCCCTCACACCCGGGCCAGCCCGGAGCAGCTCAACCAGTACATCCAGGAGCTCTCCGCAAAGCTGACCCGCAATGCGAGGGACCTCCACCAGCAGATCCAGAGGAACCTGGAGCAGCTCAAGCTGAAGCTCAGCCTCTACCCCGGAGGCCTCCAGGAGCCGCCGGCCCCCGCGGACCACTACACGGAGGAGCTGGCCCGGGAGGTGCAGCGGCGGGTGGAGGAGTTCCGGAGGGACACGTACGTCCAGATCCAGGCCTTCACCCGGGCCCTCGACCAGGAGACGGAGGAGATGAGGCTGAAGCTCTCCTCCCGGCCCTCCTACCCGGGGGACCTGCAGGACGGGCCGCCCCCCGTGGAGGACCTGCACGCCCGCCTCGACGCTCTCTGGAGAGACCTGGCCCACAGCCTGAGCGAGCGGGGCGGCGAGGCCCGCTGa
- the APOA4 gene encoding apolipoprotein A-IV, which produces MSPKAAALVLVLLAVSGTRADVNPDEVASVLWKYFTELGSNAKETVDQLQQAEITKQLNTLLESNLRSVNSYAEDLQRRLVPFATELQARLAQDSQRLKEQIQRELAELQAKLAPYADEVHQQIGTNIRQLQAKMSPYAEELRSQVDRGAGELRQALEPYAAELRDRLQDNAESIQASLSPYADRLQQQIDGGVESLKEQLAPLADKLKAQVGQSVEELRRGLSPYAQEVQDGLNRQLESLTAQMERAADELRARLAARSEELRAQLSPLAQELRQLASSDAENLQQRLAPLAQQLDERVGQTLEAFRQQAAPFGEAFGQQLVKRLEEMRGKLDSGAAGVEDHLELLEKEVREKVAAFLSTAKPAEN; this is translated from the exons ATGTCTCCGAAGGCGGCTGCCCTTGTCCTGGTGCTGCTCGCAGTCTCAG GGACGCGGGCTGACGTCAACCCGGACGAGGTGGCCAGCGTGCTCTGGAAGTACTTCACCGAGCTGGGCAGCAATGCCAAGGAGACGGTGGACCAGCTGCAGCAAGCCGAGATCACCAAGCAGCTCAA caccctgctggaGAGCAACCTGCGGAGCGTCAACTCGTACGCCGAGGACCTGCAGCGGCGGCTGGTGCCCTTCGCCACGGAGCTGCAGGCACGGCTGGCGCAGGACTCGCAGCGGCTGAAGGAACAGATCCAGCGGGAGCTGGCGGAGCTGCAGGCCAAGCTGGCGCCCTATGCCGATGAGGTTCACCAGCAGATCGGCACCAACATCCGCCAGCTGCAAGCCAAGATGAGCCCCTACGCCGAGGAGCTGCGCTCCCAGGTGGaccgcggggccggggagctGCGGCAGGCGCTGGAGCCCTACGCCGCCGAGCTGCGCGACCGGCTGCAGGACAACGCCGAGAGCATCCAGGCCTCCCTCAGCCCCTACGCCGAccggctgcagcagcagatcgACGGTGGGGTGGAGAGCCTGAAGGAGCAGCTGGCTCCCCTGGCTGACAAGCTGAAGGCGCAGGTGGGGCAGAGCGTGGAGGAGCTGCGGCGGGGGCTCAGCCCCTACGCCCAGGAGGTGCAGGACGGCCTCAACCGGCAGCTGGAGAGCCTGACGGCGCAGATGGAGCGGGCGGCGGACGAGCTGCGTGCCCGCCTGGCCGCCAGATCGGAGGAGCTGCGAGCCCAGCTCAGCCCGCTGGCCCAGGAACTGCGGCAGCTGGCGAGCAGCGATGCCGAGAACCTGCAGCAGCGGCTGGCCCCCCTGGCCCAGCAGCTGGACGAGCGCGTGGGGCAGACGCTGGAGGCTTTCCGGCAGCAGGCAGCCCCCTTCGGCGAGGCCTTCGGGCAGCAGCTGGTGAAGCGGCTGGAGGAGATGCGGGGGAAGCTGGACTCGGGCGCCGCCGGCGTGGAGGACCACCTGGAACTGCTGGAGAAGGAGGTGCGGGAGAAGGTGGCCGCCTTCCTCAGCACCGCCAAGCCGGCAGAGAACTGA
- the APOC3 gene encoding apolipoprotein C-III isoform X2: MGAMKASLLLALVCTAVLAAGARADVPREPEALVRKVQEYAQKATAMAKTTFSMVQESEVAQQARQWLSDNMDLAKQRLAWLKEQLVELWKRTPAA, encoded by the exons ATGGGGG CCATGAAGGCGTCGCTCCTGCTCGCGCTCGTCTGCACGGCCGTCCTGGCCGCCGGAGCAA GAGCCGATGTGCCAAGGGAGCCAGAGGCGCTGGTGAGGAAGGTGCAGGAGTACGCCCAGAAAGCCACGGCCATGGCCAAGACCACCTTCAGCATGGTGCAGGAGTCAGAGGTGGCTCAgcaggccag GCAATGGCTGTCGGACAACATGGACCTGGCGAAGCAGCGGCTGGCCTGGCTGAAGGAGCAGCTGGTGGAGCTCTGGAAGCGGACACCGGCCGCGTAA
- the APOA5 gene encoding apolipoprotein A-V isoform X4 translates to MQLAKETHQNVAGLVSRWEAGPCSQRFASRQPRRKRGGTLAGQTMPLKAALLLALLATLPVSRAELARSGFWEYLGQLTSDKESPEHGRSSKLGRDIANLKESLQDGVSYMGNVLGKLAPLNRGLQPRLYQDSDSLRKLIRKELESLRVKLSPYVDEVHHKVGKHLEDLRYRLQPFTEELLDQVSLKARELRRHLMPGREATAQLLEGADEVQKFMAHYADKIALHTDQVKDIFQPYADRLVTEIHRNVEELHRNVVPHTRASPEQLNQYIQELSAKLTRNARDLHQQIQRNLEQLKLKLSLYPGGLQEPPAPADHYTEELAREVQRRVEEFRRDTYVQIQAFTRALDQETEEMRLKLSSRPSYPGDLQDGPPPVEDLHARLDALWRDLAHSLSERGGEAR, encoded by the exons ATGCAACTTGCAAAGGAAACACACCAAAACGTGGCGGGTTTGGTGTCCCGGTGGGAAGCGGGGCCGTGCAGCCAGAGGTTTGCGAGCAGGCAGCCCAGACGGAAG CGCGGTGGCACGCTGGCCGGGCAGACCATGCCTCTGAAGGCTGCACTTCTCCTCGCCCTCCTGGCCACCTTACCGG TGTCGCGGGCCGAGCTGGCACGCAGCGGCTTCTGGGAGTACCTCGGCCAGCTGACGAGCGACAAGGAGAGCCCGGAGCACGGCCGGAGCAGCAAGCTGGGCAGGGACATCGC AAACCTGAAGGAGAGTCTTCAGGATGGGGTCAGCTACATGGGAAACGTCCTGGGGAAGCTGGCGCCCCTCAACAGAGGCCTCCAGCCCCGGCTCTACCAGGACTCGGACAGCCTGCGGAAGCTCATCAGGAAAGAGCTGGAGAGCCTGCGAGTGAAACTGTCCCCGTACGTGGACGAAGTCCACCACAAGGTCGGCAAGCACCTGGAAGATCTTCGCTACCGGCTGCAGCCGTTCACGGAGGAGCTCCTGGACCAGGTGTCCCTGAAAGCCCGGGAGCTCCGGCGGCACCTCATGCCTGGCCGGGAGGCGACAGCTCAGCTCCTGGAGGGCGCGGACGAGGTCCAGAAGTTCATGGCTCACTACGCCGACAAGATCGCGCTCCACACCGACCAGGTGAAGGACATTTTCCAGCCCTACGCGGACAGGCTGGTGACCGAGATCCACCGCAACGTGGAGGAGCTGCACAGGAACGTGGTCCCTCACACCCGGGCCAGCCCGGAGCAGCTCAACCAGTACATCCAGGAGCTCTCCGCAAAGCTGACCCGCAATGCGAGGGACCTCCACCAGCAGATCCAGAGGAACCTGGAGCAGCTCAAGCTGAAGCTCAGCCTCTACCCCGGAGGCCTCCAGGAGCCGCCGGCCCCCGCGGACCACTACACGGAGGAGCTGGCCCGGGAGGTGCAGCGGCGGGTGGAGGAGTTCCGGAGGGACACGTACGTCCAGATCCAGGCCTTCACCCGGGCCCTCGACCAGGAGACGGAGGAGATGAGGCTGAAGCTCTCCTCCCGGCCCTCCTACCCGGGGGACCTGCAGGACGGGCCGCCCCCCGTGGAGGACCTGCACGCCCGCCTCGACGCTCTCTGGAGAGACCTGGCCCACAGCCTGAGCGAGCGGGGCGGCGAGGCCCGCTGa
- the APOC3 gene encoding apolipoprotein C-III isoform X1, with product MKASLLLALVCTAVLAAGARADVPREPEALVRKVQEYAQKATAMAKTTFSMVQESEVAQQARQWLSDNMDLAKQRLAWLKEQLVELWKRTPAA from the exons ATGAAGGCGTCGCTCCTGCTCGCGCTCGTCTGCACGGCCGTCCTGGCCGCCGGAGCAA GAGCCGATGTGCCAAGGGAGCCAGAGGCGCTGGTGAGGAAGGTGCAGGAGTACGCCCAGAAAGCCACGGCCATGGCCAAGACCACCTTCAGCATGGTGCAGGAGTCAGAGGTGGCTCAgcaggccag GCAATGGCTGTCGGACAACATGGACCTGGCGAAGCAGCGGCTGGCCTGGCTGAAGGAGCAGCTGGTGGAGCTCTGGAAGCGGACACCGGCCGCGTAA
- the APOA5 gene encoding apolipoprotein A-V isoform X2 encodes MTGPHVTSQERLWTSTLCLHGVRSKRPSPVDAPYRPCLSASLQPYIKGAAGWLPAGGTREASSSRGEQGHLAPGLTLSSRRSWLSSRRGGTLAGQTMPLKAALLLALLATLPVSRAELARSGFWEYLGQLTSDKESPEHGRSSKLGRDIANLKESLQDGVSYMGNVLGKLAPLNRGLQPRLYQDSDSLRKLIRKELESLRVKLSPYVDEVHHKVGKHLEDLRYRLQPFTEELLDQVSLKARELRRHLMPGREATAQLLEGADEVQKFMAHYADKIALHTDQVKDIFQPYADRLVTEIHRNVEELHRNVVPHTRASPEQLNQYIQELSAKLTRNARDLHQQIQRNLEQLKLKLSLYPGGLQEPPAPADHYTEELAREVQRRVEEFRRDTYVQIQAFTRALDQETEEMRLKLSSRPSYPGDLQDGPPPVEDLHARLDALWRDLAHSLSERGGEAR; translated from the exons ATGACCGGCCCCCACGTCACCTCTCAGGAACGTCTGTGGACCTCCACGTTGTGTTTACACGGAGTGAGGTCCAAAAGGCCTAGCCCCGTGGATGCGCCTTATCGCCCGTgcctctctgcctccctccagcCGTATATAAAGGGCGCCGCGGGCTGGCTCCCGGCAGGAGGGACGCGGGAGGCAAGCAGTAGCCGTGGTGAGCAGGGCCACCTTGCGCCTGGTTTGACGTTGTCCAGCCGGAGGAGCTGGCTGTCGTCTCGC CGCGGTGGCACGCTGGCCGGGCAGACCATGCCTCTGAAGGCTGCACTTCTCCTCGCCCTCCTGGCCACCTTACCGG TGTCGCGGGCCGAGCTGGCACGCAGCGGCTTCTGGGAGTACCTCGGCCAGCTGACGAGCGACAAGGAGAGCCCGGAGCACGGCCGGAGCAGCAAGCTGGGCAGGGACATCGC AAACCTGAAGGAGAGTCTTCAGGATGGGGTCAGCTACATGGGAAACGTCCTGGGGAAGCTGGCGCCCCTCAACAGAGGCCTCCAGCCCCGGCTCTACCAGGACTCGGACAGCCTGCGGAAGCTCATCAGGAAAGAGCTGGAGAGCCTGCGAGTGAAACTGTCCCCGTACGTGGACGAAGTCCACCACAAGGTCGGCAAGCACCTGGAAGATCTTCGCTACCGGCTGCAGCCGTTCACGGAGGAGCTCCTGGACCAGGTGTCCCTGAAAGCCCGGGAGCTCCGGCGGCACCTCATGCCTGGCCGGGAGGCGACAGCTCAGCTCCTGGAGGGCGCGGACGAGGTCCAGAAGTTCATGGCTCACTACGCCGACAAGATCGCGCTCCACACCGACCAGGTGAAGGACATTTTCCAGCCCTACGCGGACAGGCTGGTGACCGAGATCCACCGCAACGTGGAGGAGCTGCACAGGAACGTGGTCCCTCACACCCGGGCCAGCCCGGAGCAGCTCAACCAGTACATCCAGGAGCTCTCCGCAAAGCTGACCCGCAATGCGAGGGACCTCCACCAGCAGATCCAGAGGAACCTGGAGCAGCTCAAGCTGAAGCTCAGCCTCTACCCCGGAGGCCTCCAGGAGCCGCCGGCCCCCGCGGACCACTACACGGAGGAGCTGGCCCGGGAGGTGCAGCGGCGGGTGGAGGAGTTCCGGAGGGACACGTACGTCCAGATCCAGGCCTTCACCCGGGCCCTCGACCAGGAGACGGAGGAGATGAGGCTGAAGCTCTCCTCCCGGCCCTCCTACCCGGGGGACCTGCAGGACGGGCCGCCCCCCGTGGAGGACCTGCACGCCCGCCTCGACGCTCTCTGGAGAGACCTGGCCCACAGCCTGAGCGAGCGGGGCGGCGAGGCCCGCTGa
- the APOA5 gene encoding apolipoprotein A-V isoform X1, which produces MTGPHVTSQERLWTSTLCLHGVRSKRPSPVDAPYRPCLSASLQPYIKGAAGWLPAGGTREASSSRGEQGHLAPGLTLSSRRSWLSSRRGGTLAGQTMPLKAALLLALLATLPGGCHGWRPRDGAEPGAGSATAAPLTAAILPAVSRAELARSGFWEYLGQLTSDKESPEHGRSSKLGRDIANLKESLQDGVSYMGNVLGKLAPLNRGLQPRLYQDSDSLRKLIRKELESLRVKLSPYVDEVHHKVGKHLEDLRYRLQPFTEELLDQVSLKARELRRHLMPGREATAQLLEGADEVQKFMAHYADKIALHTDQVKDIFQPYADRLVTEIHRNVEELHRNVVPHTRASPEQLNQYIQELSAKLTRNARDLHQQIQRNLEQLKLKLSLYPGGLQEPPAPADHYTEELAREVQRRVEEFRRDTYVQIQAFTRALDQETEEMRLKLSSRPSYPGDLQDGPPPVEDLHARLDALWRDLAHSLSERGGEAR; this is translated from the exons ATGACCGGCCCCCACGTCACCTCTCAGGAACGTCTGTGGACCTCCACGTTGTGTTTACACGGAGTGAGGTCCAAAAGGCCTAGCCCCGTGGATGCGCCTTATCGCCCGTgcctctctgcctccctccagcCGTATATAAAGGGCGCCGCGGGCTGGCTCCCGGCAGGAGGGACGCGGGAGGCAAGCAGTAGCCGTGGTGAGCAGGGCCACCTTGCGCCTGGTTTGACGTTGTCCAGCCGGAGGAGCTGGCTGTCGTCTCGC CGCGGTGGCACGCTGGCCGGGCAGACCATGCCTCTGAAGGCTGCACTTCTCCTCGCCCTCCTGGCCACCTTACCGGGTGGGTGTCACGGCTGGCGGCCGCGGGACGGGGCAGAGCCAGGGGCGGGCAGCGCCACGGCCGCCCCGCTCACCGCCGCCATCCTGCCCGCAGTGTCGCGGGCCGAGCTGGCACGCAGCGGCTTCTGGGAGTACCTCGGCCAGCTGACGAGCGACAAGGAGAGCCCGGAGCACGGCCGGAGCAGCAAGCTGGGCAGGGACATCGC AAACCTGAAGGAGAGTCTTCAGGATGGGGTCAGCTACATGGGAAACGTCCTGGGGAAGCTGGCGCCCCTCAACAGAGGCCTCCAGCCCCGGCTCTACCAGGACTCGGACAGCCTGCGGAAGCTCATCAGGAAAGAGCTGGAGAGCCTGCGAGTGAAACTGTCCCCGTACGTGGACGAAGTCCACCACAAGGTCGGCAAGCACCTGGAAGATCTTCGCTACCGGCTGCAGCCGTTCACGGAGGAGCTCCTGGACCAGGTGTCCCTGAAAGCCCGGGAGCTCCGGCGGCACCTCATGCCTGGCCGGGAGGCGACAGCTCAGCTCCTGGAGGGCGCGGACGAGGTCCAGAAGTTCATGGCTCACTACGCCGACAAGATCGCGCTCCACACCGACCAGGTGAAGGACATTTTCCAGCCCTACGCGGACAGGCTGGTGACCGAGATCCACCGCAACGTGGAGGAGCTGCACAGGAACGTGGTCCCTCACACCCGGGCCAGCCCGGAGCAGCTCAACCAGTACATCCAGGAGCTCTCCGCAAAGCTGACCCGCAATGCGAGGGACCTCCACCAGCAGATCCAGAGGAACCTGGAGCAGCTCAAGCTGAAGCTCAGCCTCTACCCCGGAGGCCTCCAGGAGCCGCCGGCCCCCGCGGACCACTACACGGAGGAGCTGGCCCGGGAGGTGCAGCGGCGGGTGGAGGAGTTCCGGAGGGACACGTACGTCCAGATCCAGGCCTTCACCCGGGCCCTCGACCAGGAGACGGAGGAGATGAGGCTGAAGCTCTCCTCCCGGCCCTCCTACCCGGGGGACCTGCAGGACGGGCCGCCCCCCGTGGAGGACCTGCACGCCCGCCTCGACGCTCTCTGGAGAGACCTGGCCCACAGCCTGAGCGAGCGGGGCGGCGAGGCCCGCTGa
- the APOA1 gene encoding apolipoprotein A-I, producing MRAVVVTLALLCLTGTQARYFWQHDEPQAPLDRLKDMVDVYLETVKASGKDAIAQFESSAVGKQLDLKLADNLDTLGAAAAKLREDMAPYYKEVREMWLKDTEALRQELTKDMEEVKEKIRPFLDQFSAKWTEELEQYRQRLAPVAQELKELTKQKVELMQEKLTPVAEEARDRLRGHVEELRKNLAPYSDELRQKLSQKLEEIREKGIPQAAEYQAKVVEQLSNLREKVTPLLQDFKDRLTPYAESLKTRFITLLDDLQKSVA from the exons ATGAGAGCGGTGGTGGTGACCCTCGCCCTGCTCTGCCTGACAG GCACCCAGGCCCGCTACTTCTGGCAGCACGATGAACCCCAGGCACCCCTGGACCGCCTCAAGGACATGGTGGACGTGTACCTGGAGACGGTGAAGGCCAGCGGCAAGGATGCCATCGCCCAGTTCGAGTCCTCTGCCGTGGGCAAACAGCTGGA CCTGAAGCTGGCCGACAACCTGGACACGCTGGGCGCAGCCGCCGCCAAGCTGCGGGAGGACATGGCCCCCTACTACAAGGAGGTGCGGGAGATGTGGCTGAAGGACACTGAGGCCCTGCGCCAGGAGCTGACCAAGGACATGGAGGAGGTGAAGGAGAAGATCCGTCCCTTCCTGGACCAGTTCTCTGCCAAGTGGACGGAGGAGCTGGAGCAGTACCGCCAGCGTCTGGCGCCCGTGGCCCAGGAGCTGAAGGAGCTCACCAAGCAGAAGGTGGAGCTGATGCAGGAGAAGCTGACCCCGGTGGCCGAGGAGGCTCGGGACCGCCTGCGCGGGCATGTGGAGGAGCTGCGCAAGAACCTGGCACCCTACAGCGACGAGCTGCGGCAGAAGCTGAGCCAGAAGCTGGAGGAGATCCGGGAGAAGGGCATCCCCCAGGCCGCCGAGTACCAGGCCAAGGTGGTGGAGCAGCTCAGCAACCTGCGCGAGAAGGTGACGCCCCTGTTGCAGGACTTCAAGGACCGCCTCACCCCCTATGCCGAGAGCCTCAAGACCCGCTTCATCACCCTCCTGGACGACCTCCAGAAGAGCGTGGCCTGA
- the ZPR1 gene encoding zinc finger protein ZPR1, whose amino-acid sequence MSALGAVEAARGSRGSLFRPLSAEDGEQRPAEIESLCMNCFRNGVTRLLLTRIPFFKEIIVSSFACDSCSWSNTEIQSAGRIQEQGVRYTLAVTSRQDMNREVVKTDCATAQIPELDFEIPAFTQKGVLTTIEGIIDRAVAGLEQDQPIRRATDKEVASKIDEFIGKLKQLKEVHSSFTFIIDDPSGNSFVENPHAPQKDDALVVTRYRRTPQQAAMLGLEGEELDEKVADPAEDLRNEVLQFNTNCPECNAPANTNMKLVQIPHFKEVIIMATNCDSCGHRTNEVKSGGAIEPQGTRITLRITDPSDMTRDILKSETCSVEIPELEFELGMGALGGKFTTLEGLLKDIRELVERNPFTLGDSSTPSKTEKLQEFIGKLCEITEGKRKAHFIMDDPAGNSYLQNVYAPEEDPELKVERYERTFEQNEELGLNDMRTEGYESQGAPGR is encoded by the exons ATGTCGGCGCTGGGGGCGGTGGAGGCGGCgcgggggtcccgggggtccCTGTTCCGGCCCCTCAGCGCCGAGGACGGCGAGCAGCGCCCGGCCGAGATCGAGTCTCTGTGCATGAACTGCTTCCGAAAC GGGGTGACGCGGCTCCTGCTCACCAGGATCCCCTTCTTCAAAGAGATCATCGTCAGCTCCTTCGCCTGCGACAGCTGCTCCTGGTCCAACACGGAGATCCAGTCCGCGGGCAGGATCCAGGAGCAGGGTGTGCGCTACACCCTGGCCGTCACCTCCCGCCAG GACATGAACCGGGAGGTGGTGAAGACCGACTGCGCCACGGCTCaaatcccagagctggactTTGAGATCCCTGCTTTCACCCAGAAGGGAG tGCTTACCACCATTGAAGGGATAATTGACAGAGCTGTTGCGGGCCTGGAGCAGGACCAGCCCATCCGCAGG GCAACGGACAAGGAGGTGGCAAGTAAAATCGATGAGTTCATTGGTAAActgaagcagctgaaagaagTACATTCCTCCTTCACCTTT ATCATAGACGATCCTTCAGGGAACAGCTTTGTGGAGAACCCTCACGCGCCACAGAAGGATGACGCTCTTGTGGTCACTCGCTACAGGAGGACTCCACAGCAGGCTGCCATGCTGGGGCTGGAG GGAGAGGAGTTGGATGAGAAGGTGGCCGATCCCGCGGAGGATCTGAGGAACGAG GTACTGCAGTTCAACACCAACTGCCCCGAGTGCAACGCCCCAGCTAACACAAACATGAAGCTAGTGC AAATCCCACACTTCAAGGAAGTGATTATCATGGCCACAAACTGCGACTCCTGTGGGCACAGGACAAATGAG GTGAAGTCTGGAGGAGCAATCGAACCACAGGGCACCAGGATTACCCTTAGGATTACAGACCCCTCGGACATGACGAGGGACATCCTCAAG TCAGAGACATGCAGCGTGGAGATCCCAGAGCTGGAGTTCGAGCTGGGGATGGGAGCGCTGGGGGGGAAATTCACCACGCTGGAAGGGCTGCTGAAGGACATCAGAGAGCTG GTTGAGAGAAACCCCTTCACTCTGGGGGACAGCTCTACGCCCAGCAAAACTGAGAAGCTTCAAGAGTTCATTGGGAAACTGTGTGAG AtcacagagggaaagagaaaagctcaCTTCATCATGGATGACCCTGCGGGCAACAGCTATCTTCAG AACGTGTACGCCCCGGAGGAGGACCCGGAGCTGAAGGTGGAGCGCTACGAGCGCACGTTTGAGCAGAACGAAGAGCTGGGCCTGAACGACATGCGGACGGAGGGCTACGAGTCCCAGGGAGCCCCGGGCCGGTAG